The DNA sequence GGACACATGGATGCGCGGGCTCGGCTGAGCTGACAATACGAACACCCCGCGCTGACGAATGAGCGCGACCTGCTTTCGTCGTCTGGCCCCGTTCAGGAGCGGCCTAGACGAGTATGTTCTGAACCGGATTCGCCGCGGTGAACGTGCTGAGATTCGGCAATGCCGCTGCCAGTTCGCTATCGCTCAGACCGAACCACCGGCCCATCGGCGCGGCGTACTGCTCGACTGAAATGGTCGGGATCAAGCGGCCATTGCCAGCATCCTGGCCATGTCCGAACTCCGATGGAGGAACGTCACCATAGATGCGTTGGCCCTGTACCGCGCCGCCGACCACGAGGTGGTGCGATCCCCAGCCATGGTCTGTGCCATCACCATTCGCTGCCAGTGTGCGACCGAAATCGGATGCGGTGAATGTCGTCACGCTGTTTCCGACGCCAAGTTCCTGCATGGCGGAGTGGAAAGCGGTGATCGCCGCGGAGACGTCCGACAGGTGGCCGGGCAGGTCGGCTGCCTGCGTGGAGTGCGTGTCGAACCCGCCGATTGAGGCGAAAAATACCTGGCGGCGTACCGACAAGCTGTCCCGGATTGCGATTGTGTTCGCGATCGCGCGCAGTTGTGATGCGAGATTGGACTGAGGGAATTGCGTAGAAATCGGAACGAGGTTGGCCACCGCCTCGTTGTAGGCTTCATTCAGAACCACAGATTTGTCCGCAATCTGCGCGACGTCGCGTCCGATCAGATTGCTCCCGTTGTAGTCCGTAGCAGAGAAGTGCCGGCGCAACAGGTTCGAAATATTGGCATTGTCGAACTCGGTCAGCAGCTCGATTTCGTCAGCGCCACTCAGGCCGATCTGATAAGGCAGAACTTCCTGTCCTGTGAGGAACAGCTCATTGCCCCCTGCCGTGATTGTGCTGAACTCTCTGTTGTTGTTTGCACCAGAGATGACGGCGGCATCGGCAAAGCGTCCACCCCAGCCATATTGCGCGCCTTCCGGTGCGCTCGCGGCCCATGTTGATTGTTGGTCGTTATGAGAGAAAAGCTGCTTGGGAACAGGGACTGACCGGCTTTCCCACTGAGTTCGGTTGAGCGGACGGATCAATGGTCCTGTATTGGCGACGAACGCGGCCTCGCCTGACTCAAACAGGCCGTGGAGGCCGCTCATTTCCGGCGGCATGGCAAATTCGCGTCCACCGAAGTCACTGGAATTTACCGGCGAAAGCGGCAGCAACTGGTTGCGGTCGCGGCTGCCATTGTATCTGCCAAACATGGATGCCCGGATATTCCGGAAACTGTCGTACGAGGTCTGATCATAGGGCAGCAACACGTCGTGCGTATCGCACCCGCCCAGCATGAATATGCAGACCAGCGCCTTGTAGTCGGTGACTTCCGCGGCATTGGCCGACTGGAAGCCATGCATGGCATTGCCCAGTGTAGTGAGGGTTGCTGCGCTGAGCGCCCCGGCACCAATGCCCTTGAGGAGATGTCTTCGAGAAATGCTCATGTCCGTCTCCTAGCGCTGTACGAGGTATTCGGGGGACGTCATGACCATAAGAACGGCGGTGCCGATACGGGTCAGGGGGCCGTCATAGTTGAAGATGTTCTCGTTGGTCAGCGGAATTGCCTGTATCGTCTGGACAATGCTGTTCTTGGTTGCGTCGGTCAGTTGGCCGGATGCCAGCAACATGTCCAGATGATCCACCAGAGCTGCCGGATCGTTCACCAGCGCCCGTTCATCTGTATAATCGGGAATGAAGCTCGAACTATGTAGAGCGTTCCCATTTAACGCTTCGGCAAAAGCGAAGTGCGCCATGAAGTTGGCATAACCAACAAGCGTAGAGCTATTCGTAATCTGCAGCTCCGGCACTGTCATGCCAGCCGCGCCGGTCGAACTGCCTGGCGCGACGTAGCCGGGCCGGTAAAAGTTGAACACCGATGGCGACGTGTAGGGCTCCTGGCCCAGCTGAGCGCGCGTTGTCGGGTCATACGGATCGAATGAGTTTTGCGGTGTAACTGCCGAGGCATCAAATGCCCTGGCCCATTGCGTAAAGCGGATTGCTGGTTCGCGGATTTTGCCGAACGTGTCGTAAGCGAGCATCTCATCAGACCGGGCTTCGGCATCCATCAGGATCGCGGCAATCATGGCTTGCATGGACCCGCGCCGTCCGTCGCCCACCACGGTGCCATCCGGTAGGGTATAGCGTCCGGAATTGAATGCTGTTGCCACACGGCCCACATAGGCGGGAGAGGGATCACTGGTTGTCAGGCGCTGGATCATCTGCCGGCCAATGAATGGGCCGACATTGGGATGATTGAACAGCGTGTCGAGTGCGATTTCAATACTCGCCGTTCCACTTGTCCCGGCCGGTATGGTTGTGCCCAGGAAGGCTTTTTCGGATTGCGAGTGATAGGCATCGAACATCTTGAGCGGTGTCGACTGGCGTACTTCTGGCGCATCGGAAGCCGATGACGGATCATTGAAATTTGCACTGTCATAGCTCAGGCCGGTGAACACTTTCGCGAGGCCTGTAACATCTGTGTTGTCATAGGTCGGGATAGGCTGTCCGTCCGACCCGATCTTTTCTGTGCCGTCCACGTTCAGCTCGTTCAGGCCGATTGTGAATAGCTGCATGATTTCACGCGCATAGTTTTCATCCGGCATGCGCTGGGTGATGGGGTCTTCTTTTTCGCTTTTGAAATAGGTCAGGTAATGCGCCATAGCCGGCGAGTAGGTAACGTCTTCCAGAAGGTCCCGGTAATTTCCAAAGGCGTTCCGTGCAAGGATGTCCTGATAATAGGCAACAGCGCGTGGCCGGTTGTACAGGGCTGTAGACGATTCATTACGTGATACGACCAGAATTTGCGACAGAGCATAAGTAACGCGCTGGCGTAGTTGGTCGTCAGCGTTGATCGCGTTGATCCAGAAGGAATAGGTTGGCGAAGCGCCACCGCGGTCGTTGATATAGCCTTCCACCGTTCGCGATGTCGGCAGCGTAAGGTAGTTGATAACCCAGTCCAGGTTCAGCGTTGCGGGTTTGGCGAACTCCTGCACCAGCCATTGAGAGGCACTGGTACCGGTAAGCGTGTTGATATCCTCCGTGGTCGGTCCGAACGTTGCCTGTGTCAGAAGGCGGGACGTGCTCGCCTGGGTGGCAAAGCCGGAATCGCCCTGCGTCGCCGGAGGTGGTGGCGGCGGCGGGGGAGGTGAAGGTGGTGGCGGTGGTGGTGGGGGCGGGGAAATAGGCGTTGTCACGCCGCCGCCGTCCCCGCTCGCCGTGCCGCCTCCACCGCCTCCGCCGCACGCGGTCATCAGTACCGCGAGCGAAACAGCCGTCATTTTCCAGGCCAATGATTTGTTCATGGCTCCACCATCCGTTCTGGATTGTCCGTTTATCTTCTCGCATGCCTGTGTCACGAAGTTTCGTCACCTTAATTATCGGAATGGTTGGAAAAAAAGCAGCTACGCGCGTATTGTGCGCTAGTTTCCTCGCCTGAAACACGAATTGTGGCCAAAGTTGTTGTTTTTGTGTCGAGATGAATGGGGGGTGCCCAATTCGTCCGGCAACGGGATATGAATGCTCATTTCAGGTTTGGTTCCGGCACGGCGTGTTTTCTGGGTGACATGATGAAACACGTCATGACTTCTGGAGCGGTCGCCGTTGCCTTTGCTGCGTCGGCTCTCATTGCACTCCCCGCTGCTGCGGATACGCCGTCGGTCCGGGCGGCTATTGCCACCAGTATTGGTGACAATTCCACCCTCTTCATCGAGGTCGGGCATGGCGGGCGCGATTATCGTCCGGCTGCCTACAGCTATCGCGGCGCCAAACGAGGATACGCGCCGAACTATCGTGACCGGTTGAGCCGTGAAGCCATTCATGCGTGCCGGAGAGGCATTCGGCAGGAAGCCCGGAGGCTGGGATTCCGCGACGTCGATTTCGACAGCCGTGCCTGGGCCCAACCCGTTGGCCGGCACGGTTATACCGTACGCTTCAGGGAAGTGGAATTTGAGGGCCGCCGGCATGACTTTGAAAGCCGTGTAAGCTGCACCATTCGCCGTGGTTCCGTGACGGATATTCAGGGTCTTCCCCATCGCCGCGGTGAGCGGCGCCATGATCGCCGCCGTGACCGCTGGTAGCTGCGGATAAATCAGTCGTTTCCAACTGAGGAGAAAAGAAAGAGCGCCCCGGACCGAACATCCGGGGCGTTTCTCGTCTGAAAGCGATGTGAGGCAGGAATTCGGAACCGGAAACAGATGAAAAGCTGGTCGCCAAGCAGGATCAGGAGAGTGCCAGGGCAGCATGGGCCCTGTGGACGGGGGAAGGATTTGCGTGATGCGGGCCGGGCCTGCCGCCTCGCGGTCGGATTTTGCGGTGTCAGATTGGGGTTCGTCTCGTTTCCCTAAAGGAAGACAGTGGCTCGCGCGCAGGCCTTGGACAACTATTTCGTCACCCGTCAGCATGCCCAGGACAGCGGGAACGCCCCGCCCACACCTGGATTTTTTAGGTGTCTTCAAGGCAAGCAGATGGCCCGCAGCGGCGGTTACTCACCGCAAGGGACGGGGGCGTTTGCAATGGAGAATCCTGTTCCGGAAGGGGCGTTGGACGCTAGCAAGGAACGGGCCGCCATGTCAGCAGGCCCGCGCCAGGATACACTGACGCAAGGGCAATCCGCGAGGGCAGCGGCGAGATTGCCCGCAGCTTGCACTTGCCAAGCCATGTGGTGCGATTATCAAGCAACTCGTACAAAATATATGACACTCTTTTGGCAAGGAGCCCGGGCGAATGCAGGATGTGATCGAAGCACTGGAGCAGAAACGCGAACAGGCCCGCCTCGGCGGCGGTGAGCGGCGGATCGAATCCCAGCACGCCAAAGGCAAGCTGACGGCCCGCGAACGGATCTCCGTCCTGCTCGATGAAGGCAGCTTCGAAGAGTATGACATGTTCGTCGAGCACCAGTGCTCCGATTTCGGCATGGAAAGCCAGCGTATCCCCGGCGACGGCGTCGTGACGGGGCAGGGCACCATCAATGGCCGCCTTGTTTACGTCTTCTCGAAAGACTTCACCGTCTTCGGCGGCTCGCTGTCCAAGGCGCATGCCGCCAAGATCGTGAAGGTCCAGCAGGCCGCCGCGCGCGTCGGCGCCCCGGTGGTCGGCATTTTCGATGCCGGCGGCGCGCGTATCCAGGAAGGCGTGGACAGCCTCGCTGGCTATGCCGATATCTTCATGGAGAATGTGCTCTCCTCCGGCGTGATCCCGCAGATCTCCGTCATCATGGGCCCGTGCGCGGGCGGCGACGTCTATTCCCCGGCCATGACGGACTTCATCTTCATGGTGAAGGACACCTCCTACATGTACGTCACCGGCCCGGACGTGGTGAAAACCGTGACGAACGAGGAAGTGACCCACGAATCCCTCGGCGGGGCCTCCGTGCACGCGGCCAAGTCCGGCGTGGTGGATGGCGCGTTCGAGAACGACATCGAAGCATTGGTGCAGATGCGCCGCCTGATCGACTATCTGCCAGGTTCCAACCGTGAAGACCCGCCGGTGCGCGACGTGTTCGACGATGTTGAGCGTGTGGACGAGAGCCTCGACACGCTGATCCCGCCGAACCCGAACTCGCCCTACGACATGCGCGAGCTGATTGAGAAAGTGGCCGACGAGGGCGACTTCTTCGAGATCAGCCCGAAATTCGGCGCCAACGTGCTCTGCGGCTTCGGACGGATCGAAGGCTCAACCGTAGGCTTCGTCGCCAACCAGCCGATGACGCTGGCCGGCGTTCTGGACATCGACGCTTCGCGCAAGGCGGCGCGCTTCGTGCGCTTCTGCGACTGTTTCAACATCCCGATCGTCACCTTCGTGGACGTGCCGGGCTTCATGCCGGGCACCAAGCAGGAATATGGCGGCCTCATCAAGCACGGCGCGAAGCTCCTCTTCGCCTATGCCGAGGCTACGGTTCCGAAGGTCACCGTCATTACACGGAAAGCCTATGGCGGCGCCTATGACGTGATGAGCTCCAAGCATTTGCGCGGCGACGTGAACTATGCCTGGCCGACGGCCGAGATCGCCGTGATGGGCGCCAAGGGCGCAGTCGAAATCATCTTCCGGAAAGACATCGGCGACGCCGAAAAGATCGCCGAGCACACGAAGATGTACGAAGACAACTTCGCCAATCCCTATGTCGCCGCCCGCAAGGGCTATATCGACGACATCATCATGCCCCACTCAACCCGCCGCCGCGTCGCCAAATCTCTCCGTACGCTGAAGAACAAGCAGCTGGAGAACCCGTGGAAGAAGCACGATAATATTCCGCTTTAGGGGGCGCGAATTGAGGGGCAATCGAATCTAAACTCGGTTTGCTCCCCAGTGCTTTTCGATCTTGAAGATGAGGTCGGGTGTCACACTCCATGCCAGCGGCCAGGAAAATGTGATTCCGCCAATCAAGCCGATCATGCCCGCCATTCCGCAGATGCTTTTCAGAGGTTCGTCATGATCAAGCCACGCCATCAGAAACAGGAAGCCGATAA is a window from the uncultured Hyphomonas sp. genome containing:
- a CDS encoding DUF1501 domain-containing protein gives rise to the protein MSISRRHLLKGIGAGALSAATLTTLGNAMHGFQSANAAEVTDYKALVCIFMLGGCDTHDVLLPYDQTSYDSFRNIRASMFGRYNGSRDRNQLLPLSPVNSSDFGGREFAMPPEMSGLHGLFESGEAAFVANTGPLIRPLNRTQWESRSVPVPKQLFSHNDQQSTWAASAPEGAQYGWGGRFADAAVISGANNNREFSTITAGGNELFLTGQEVLPYQIGLSGADEIELLTEFDNANISNLLRRHFSATDYNGSNLIGRDVAQIADKSVVLNEAYNEAVANLVPISTQFPQSNLASQLRAIANTIAIRDSLSVRRQVFFASIGGFDTHSTQAADLPGHLSDVSAAITAFHSAMQELGVGNSVTTFTASDFGRTLAANGDGTDHGWGSHHLVVGGAVQGQRIYGDVPPSEFGHGQDAGNGRLIPTISVEQYAAPMGRWFGLSDSELAAALPNLSTFTAANPVQNILV
- a CDS encoding DUF1800 domain-containing protein; translation: MNKSLAWKMTAVSLAVLMTACGGGGGGGTASGDGGGVTTPISPPPPPPPPPSPPPPPPPPPATQGDSGFATQASTSRLLTQATFGPTTEDINTLTGTSASQWLVQEFAKPATLNLDWVINYLTLPTSRTVEGYINDRGGASPTYSFWINAINADDQLRQRVTYALSQILVVSRNESSTALYNRPRAVAYYQDILARNAFGNYRDLLEDVTYSPAMAHYLTYFKSEKEDPITQRMPDENYAREIMQLFTIGLNELNVDGTEKIGSDGQPIPTYDNTDVTGLAKVFTGLSYDSANFNDPSSASDAPEVRQSTPLKMFDAYHSQSEKAFLGTTIPAGTSGTASIEIALDTLFNHPNVGPFIGRQMIQRLTTSDPSPAYVGRVATAFNSGRYTLPDGTVVGDGRRGSMQAMIAAILMDAEARSDEMLAYDTFGKIREPAIRFTQWARAFDASAVTPQNSFDPYDPTTRAQLGQEPYTSPSVFNFYRPGYVAPGSSTGAAGMTVPELQITNSSTLVGYANFMAHFAFAEALNGNALHSSSFIPDYTDERALVNDPAALVDHLDMLLASGQLTDATKNSIVQTIQAIPLTNENIFNYDGPLTRIGTAVLMVMTSPEYLVQR
- a CDS encoding acyl-CoA carboxylase subunit beta, encoding MQDVIEALEQKREQARLGGGERRIESQHAKGKLTARERISVLLDEGSFEEYDMFVEHQCSDFGMESQRIPGDGVVTGQGTINGRLVYVFSKDFTVFGGSLSKAHAAKIVKVQQAAARVGAPVVGIFDAGGARIQEGVDSLAGYADIFMENVLSSGVIPQISVIMGPCAGGDVYSPAMTDFIFMVKDTSYMYVTGPDVVKTVTNEEVTHESLGGASVHAAKSGVVDGAFENDIEALVQMRRLIDYLPGSNREDPPVRDVFDDVERVDESLDTLIPPNPNSPYDMRELIEKVADEGDFFEISPKFGANVLCGFGRIEGSTVGFVANQPMTLAGVLDIDASRKAARFVRFCDCFNIPIVTFVDVPGFMPGTKQEYGGLIKHGAKLLFAYAEATVPKVTVITRKAYGGAYDVMSSKHLRGDVNYAWPTAEIAVMGAKGAVEIIFRKDIGDAEKIAEHTKMYEDNFANPYVAARKGYIDDIIMPHSTRRRVAKSLRTLKNKQLENPWKKHDNIPL